ATCCTATTTTGTGCACTTTGAAAACTAAGGGGAGATGCTGCCTGAATTTGatcaaatatatgaaaaaatatcaaTCGGGTTATATGGTGGAGATGATGCATTTTTTAATAGATTAGGTCCATACCTATTTAATGGCCTATTTACATATTGATATTTACATATTATACTAAAAATATAACATAAGTACTACTAGAATATCGATGTACGCTAGATTGTAATAAAATAGCCTATTGAATCCTGATTTCCTAGCCAGATTGGATACATTTATAGAGTTTGCGTGTAGTAATCcagaatttatatatagaagtaAAATTCGATGTCCATGTAGAAAATGCAATAATCGAAAGTACATGCCTATTAATGATGTCAAATTACATCTTATTAAGTGGAAATTTAAACCGGATTATTATGAATGGAATAGACATGGGAGTCGTATAGGCttcaataaataaaacaatGTTCACAAATCAAACTCTAGAATTTGGTCCCAATTATAATCATTCTTATAGAAATATGGTTTTAGATATTATTGGTTCCCATTTTCAAGGCATGAATTCAAGTGTTCATCCTCTCAAAAATATGTCTAAGAATATAAATGAAATTTCTAATCTAGATTCTCAAAAGTTTTTTGACATCCTAGATGTTGGTGAAGAGAAATTGTGGACTGGTTGTGAAAAACATTCTCAATTATTAGCTGATGCTCGAATGTCGAATATTAAGTCTGAGCACTATTTTTCTGATAGATCCTACAATACAATTATTAATTCATCGGTGAAATCTTATCTTATGATAATAAGTTTGTGGATAGTTTCTATAATACGAAAAATCTTATGTGTAGGTTAGGTCTACaagttgaaaaaattaattgctGCAAGGTAGTTTGGCTGCATGATTTATTAGggagaattttaaattttatggtcAGGCTATATATAAGACTAAGAGTGGGTCAAGAAAGGAAAATATACCAGTTAAAATGATATACTATTTTTTTTGACATTAAGACTTCAAAGACTTTATACTTCAAAAGCAACAACTACAGTAAGCGATGGCATATTGAGCATAATATAGAAAATGATATTATACGTCATCCATCCGATTCTAAAATTTGGAAGTATTTTAATCGTACCCATCCAACATTTATAGTAAAAAGTCGAATTGTTCGCTTGGATTGTATACTGATAGATTTCAATCATTTGGACAGTTAGGACAATGATATTTATGTTGGTCGGTAATAATCACACCCTATAATTTGCCAACTttttcacctcctccaccacatagttaattgtattttattttataattagtcTAATAGATTTTAGCACATTAAAATTAAGTTAGATTTTAATTGAATTGTTTTTGTTAAATATTTAgagttataataaaattaaatttcataattatttttttagaatatttatttaatttttattgaatatttattgATACGGATTGaatatgtataaattttataattgaattttttagattataataattttaatgacGAAATAAGTTTTAGGTAAAATATTTTGGTCcttgcattttttttaataatcaatattttaccaacattaaaatattatctctaatattatatttattaaaaataatataaattattatcaataaaatatttatcgttaattaatataatatattatattatcgaCTTTAATAGCTGTTGGTAAAATTAATAACGTGGTTATTttgtcaattttaaattataaaaataaagaattacaTACAAACTAATAAGTAATTAGCAATGTAAATTAGTGTGTGTAATTTTACTAAATGATATTAATcgtgtaaaatttattttaaccaTATTGAAAAGAAATTAGCAATGCAATTTGACTTCAGTAAAATATTATTGACGCTAGATTTATTACCGATAAAGTTTAGTAACGAGTAAAATATTAATGATCTGTATGTCATCGCTAATTCCTcaataatcaataattttatatactgataaaatttaatttttaaggatgaaaattttcattggttaattttattttcttataatgtattaaaattaactatttaatttttattatttgtagtatcaaattaaaatatttttaaattttataaatttaaattttttaatcttttttataaaaaaggttaattaatttattttctctcagTAATTTCAATCATATATCTATCTTAGTTATTTAAATGCCAACCATATAGTCCTTATTATgaattctatatataaatttgttaataatttttattttttaaattaaaattaaataataaaaaataaataatctcattgaaaaatatttttcataaaaaatatttttcaaataacttAAACGGAgtcttaatatttatttaatttttttttctcttcacaTAATAACTAAGAGTCCACACaaaataattgttttatttcctaatttttgttaattagaggtttagaaaataatttgcaTATAGACCAAAAATATTTCATGAATTtataatcttaaaaaaaaaacttattttttattatttagttgtaGTCTTAAAAAagcttaataaatttatatatctagtggtgttaataaaatttttaaaatataaaaaatattttttaaaaaaataaaaagtcacCTTCTTTACAAATTACTTAATTtcctcttttaaaaaatatttttcatttattaattattttaaatgcttcaaatgttaaatatatatatatatatatatatatatatatatatatatatatatatatatatatatatattacgaAATAAGcttttaaacattaagatcatagTGAAATTTGTCAAAAGCTGGAAAACGgatacttttttattattttagattttttaaaaaaaaaaaattattactgttTTTAATATGGTGAAAATCACtagttagttttttaattttaaaaaatatattaaaatatttttaatattttaaaaaatttattaattaattattttattaattttaatcattaaatattatagaaaaatctatagaaattaattaataaatattttaaaaatataaaaaattaactaataaattttttaaaattataaaattaaataataaaatatgtaataatagaattaataaaaaaaaatatctagtcaatttttttaaaacgttaaaaatattttaatatatttttaaaatcaatagcctaattaataaattttttatactataaaaattaaataataatttttacttattattattaaaaaacacGGATGAAATCTGGAATTTTACTCGGTTAGGTCGAGTTTgattactttttaaatattgGACTATttcaacttttatatatatatatatatattagggcTCAAATTTGACTTTATTAGATTAAATTTAATGCGTTAACCGTTGAACTATACAATTGGGGCATTGAGGCATCACTCTAAAAGTCAATTATAGGTTTATAACAtggatttaaaaataataaaaaattcttctttaaatattaaatactttattcatttcataatttttatttattttatttttagtatatattaaaaaatataatattttaaaattttttaattatactcatattaaatacattaaattttattactcttttttttctaatctataatttataattcatCTTTTTTTAgatatcttaaaattattattcatttgttttacacaataataatatacaaatcgactattatagttttattttattttactttattgcaaagaactttttaaaatattttttaatatttaataaaatttaatatttttaaaataaatataattaaaaagttaataaaaattatttttttaatatgtgtaaaaaaggaaatgaataataattccACTCCGCCaagcatgtttattaacattttaattgaaaaaaaaaaacaaatcaacttaattaattttttataattttaaaaataaaaaaatatttttttagtttaaaaaataaaattataaataatttagtaataatccatttaaatttattttttataaaacgaATTATGCCAACCGGAGTAAATGTCTTTCTTTAAACtgacatatacatatacatatatatatatatatatatatatatatatatttaacacTGTAagtctattaatttttattaattattcacagaaaatatttttttattaaaaaaattaaattattttttaaaaataattttttttttaaaaaagaatgtgattttttatattttcaaaatgattttaatatataaatttatgaatatattttaattttaaattaaaaaataaaaaataagttattttattaaaaaaatatagtagaaaatatttttcagtaaCGAGCTTACTTTTGTTAAATTTtcctatttttatattaattagtaaattttgctttcccaaaagaatattttattggATTTTTACAATATCAACTAAATTAAGTTATGCAATTCAATATTCgccttaaaaaaaaataattaaaataaaatataaaaaaaacaaatttttaGATTTACATTTACAGATTTAATTAGTTTGTTGATAAACCTAAAGATTTAGGCAGttagtaaatatatttaaataaatttaaaaaattttaaattttattttaaaaaaaaattcctagGCCCAGTTAGTACTTATGTTATGACAAGCGTAGTCAGTACTTATGTTATGACAAGTGTTTGCAACGGTAAACCTCACAGTGTTTGCAAATAAAGAACTGAAGAATGATCGGACGAGTCATTAATAATGGAGACACTGAGGTATGAATAAGATTGTTttagtagatttttaaaaatataagaaataaattattaataataaaaatatttaaggatTTAATAATAcatgtttccacaaataaagagaaaaataaactccaaggaaaaaaaaagaaaaagccctTTCGTTTATAGGCCAGTAAGCAGCCTGTCAATGCCATTAAGATTACCACCATGAGCAACTGCTTCAAACATATTTGGCATTCCTGGAATTTTAATATTCGTAAACGTCCCATGCCTTGGATCATAAGCaaccaatgtcctacacttgtATTGCAGCAAAATTTCACCATTTTTCATGCTACAAACAACTCGAGTAAAAGACCTCCTATACAATCTCGAAATTTTAAAGGAAGGATCAACTTCTTCTTCCAATTCTCTTGGAATCTCACTACTTATATTGAACTCTTTTCTCCAAGACTGCCTCACTCCATATTCCTTCATTACCCAAATCTCAAACGATCCATAATTGATATTAGAAACTACAGAGAGACATCCTCCTCTGTTGACCAGCATGAGCCTGTGGTAACCGTGGCCTTCAAAGCCAGCTGCTGAGTTTGGACATGGCACCAATCGAAATTTCTCTTCTGATAAGTCAAAAGAGATGAGCCTATGATTGTGATGATGTCTTAATGGCCAATTGACCCAATGAAGTCTCCCATTAACCATAACCTGTGATGCAGACTGAACTGGATCATAATTTATCTGTCCTAAGCTTCTCCAAGTTAGGCTACCCAATGTCAAGATCTCAGCATTTGGTGGTGGACCGTAACCACAAATCCTATGGCCTCTAACATTCCCTGAAACACGGGAAAGCTTCAGAATTTTATACTCCTTTGTCTCTGCCTGGAACCCAAATCCAAGTACTGTGCAGAAATCAGAACTCTGATCATGAGCAGACTTCGGCAGCTCCATGAAGTCACTATTGAAAGGATTGTACAAATGGAATGTGTTCTTCGAAGAATTAGATAAGCATAGCCAGCCATTGCAAGAAGCTGCGACGTTGAAATCAGGCACTGGAGGTGAAGAAATGCTTTTCACTAGCCCAACGTTGTTGTTGTGAGGATACAAGTATAGAGCATAGAGCTGGTTTTGAATGGGATAGTCACCATGTAAGATGAGACATGGATTGGTATTATTTGAAGCCATATGGGTGAAATGGAGATCAATAAGAATTGGGTCTTCAGCTAAGTTCTTCCATGATCGGCTTACAAGCTTAGCATTGAGTAAGGATGGTGTGGGTAGTTTAGAAAGTATGTTGAGCATGATCTCACGTGGAAGACTCTCCATGGCGATCATCATCTGCCTTGTTAATTTGATTGTGGTCTGCGTTAATTTATAGTATATGAGGTTGGTGGGCTTTACAAGACACAACATATACAATTGGAGATGAAAACAAAGGTAGCTGCAATCAAACATGTTAGGCTTCCATAAGAACCAACGCCTCGCCTCTGTCGGGCACATTGCCGGCCTACTAATTAATTTGTTAACTCCGGAATACTAGTTATTGTAATACCCTTTTAACTATTTTAGCAGTGAATGTCCATAAAAGGATGAGTTGATACTACACAATTAAAGATGCAAAGAGACAGATGCATTGAAAGTTTCAAAGCTTGTCTGCTGATGATAAACCCAAAATTCAGAAGCTCCAAAACGTTACATCCTTTTTCCCTGTTCCTTGCAAACTATGATTAGAATACATTTTTCTACAAATGTTAATCTCAAGTACATTAGTATATGATTACTAACAATTTCAGTTGTCCACGGATTTTTTGCCAATTTAGGTTGaggtcaaaattttttattaatttaaggtCAGAAAACAAATATTTATGGGTTTGTGGTTTTTTTCAATTGTggcctaataataataataataatatatatattaataatattatttatattatattttttataataataaatagtgttttatactttttaatatacaatatgtaatatattttattattaatatttaaataaaaattacgtagtattatataattttaatgttataaaattaatattatattacaattatatgtataaaaataatctaattcaggataaaaattttttaattattttttataatatattttattatttttaatatattaatataataatactgtgattaaatagtattaataatttgatatacatttaatcatgttttaaatttaaaattaattattaatttaattactactaattataaaagtattatttttaatatattattataataatattataattaaatagtatcagttataaatttattcatacgtagttattattttttttataaattttattatttttaatatataagagtATTGTAAAAAGTTAATAGCCTGATGGTAAGTGCATCCGGTTAAACCTGATAGATCTCAGGTTCGAATCCCCCAtcccccatttcaaaaaaaaaaaaataataataataataaaagaattacattcaaaaatatttagaattatgatattatttattaaattatttataatttattaaaaaaattaatataaatacataataaattaattaattaatttatttatttttctcgaATTATAATAATACAATAATTTTGTACAATATGTAatcacaatataattttatcttataactctaaatatattaacatttaaatatattttatatcacatcattattaatattgatgttctgagatccagaaaatacgGTTTATAATAATTGTGTAAACTTGGATTGAATTAGCTTAACTTAGCCTGGTCAGGAGACCCACCTGCTTGTGATGTATAATTGCCTCTTTGCTATAGTATCACCCGTCCCTATCACTCAGATATGTACGTACGGAGGTGTCAGTGCCCCACTCCATgctaggcggccatttaattcccccagCGCGCATGCGGTcagggctgcgaagtgactggacCAGCTATTCTCCTTCACGTCACGTCACCGGACTGGATTACTTCCTATCAGACCCGGGCTTATGATAGGCCTGGCCTGTTCGTGTGTCTGGATCAGGACTTGCGATACTGGATTGGTCTACCTAAGGAAAGCCTGATGTGTTATGGGCATGCCTTCTTCTTTAGGGTCTGGCCTTGTCCCCAGGTGTAAAAAGTTCGGCGGTCATCAAAtgcccctttatctcctcagcagttattacatgagtgatgagggggtaaatctttaggacccattatgaccgcgcggcCCGAGAATGGCTCCTGTCAAAATGCCATTTCCTTGCATTTACTCTTTTCAAATGTAAAATCCCAATTTTCTCCAGAATCTTCTTCTCACTTAACTTAATCATAAAAGTCGTAAGCCGAATGCTTACTTAGCAAAGTCCAACTTAATTATCTTTACTTAATTAATGGACTAGGCTGTCTCTTCTGGGACTTTGCTAAACGACCAGGCCCGGGCTAAGAGCTTGATGTCTTGCTAAACTTCTGACTCGtgagtttttcttattttcatgaGGGCTTTTTCGTCATTTGCTCGCAACCTCCTCAGTGTTGCGAGCTCGGATACGTAATGCTCAGAGCGATCatctttgcatgagtttttTCGTATGAGATGGTTTCTTGGGCTTGTCCGAGCTACAAGCTCGGAGGCATTATCCTCGAGTTCCTCCTTTACTTGATgtaatatttaactaaaattgtaaattaaatattttgagcTATAGGTTTGCTTGAGCTGCCAGGGATTCGTCTGATCTGCGAGCTCGGTTGTTTTTACACCTTTATGACTTGTGGGCTCGCTCGGATGGAGAGCCCAGCTTTTGACTATTTTTCCATACTTAACTTGTTTAGTTAAGCATTTGTTCGTCGTGAGCTGATCTGAGCTGGGAGCGCGgttctttattttttgcttaggcttttatgcctatAGCCTGTGATGTTGCCTGTATTGCGAGCTCGGGAGTTTGGGATTTCGCTTTTTGCACTTTGGTGTCCtgagctcttttgtgaagtcgGACTTATATGGGCTATGATTCAGTCTGACTGCTTATTTGTTCggctttaacttttcttttatagacTTATAGTCTTGCCGATGTAGACATAAAGCCCCTCCAAGCTTCTGGGGAGATCGACCCTGGATTGAAGAGGTTGGACTATCTGTTTTGGACTTGACCATACTGCGGTTCGATTCTTTTGTATCCTAATGAGTTAGGGCTTTCTACTGCCCCATTCGGTCATTCATAATGGTTTATTCGGCCTTTTATGTTGCTCCTGTCTCCTTGATTCtttatctgagcatttggttcttGGGTATGTCTCGATTAGTTGGGTTTTTTACCCCCGAGTGTTTTTTGGACTGTTTTCTCTCAAGCGTTTTGTGGGCTCTTTGCTGCTTAGACCTTTCTCTAGGCTAACCGAGCTGGTTTAGTGCCAGCGATCAATTTTCGAGGTCAGTGTCTCTTATGATTGCCTCTGGTCTTTCATTTGATTCTCTATCTCGATATGCCTTTTGCTTAGGATTCGCTTCGCCTTAATTTTGCCTGCCTATTGGCTTTACTGGTGCCGAGCacattttcttgagatcggcatggcGCTTTGGCACTTTGACATTTTGGTTCCGTGAGCCTTGAATTGGCTTTTAGTAGGCCGTATGGCTATATGAAACGGGCTTTGGGGTGCCTTAGTTTACTTTCTTTATATGCTGGCTGCTTGGCGAGATAGAGGTCTTATTATCCCGTGATCCGAGCTCTTTTGAGAGGTCGGAtccagattttttatttttattctagcACCCTCTTACGAGTCAGCATGACGCTTTAAtgcttttggctgttgtgtgagatcaaagtctctttaccttGTGACCCGAGCTCCTTCGGGGGGTCgaattttaacttttcatttatggtccagTGCCCCAATCTTTTTATATAAGGTTGGAACTGTGTTCTTACGTGTAGTTTTTGTCCTATCCGAACTcttttttgtgaggtcggagcTAGGCCTTTGCCTTTCCTCTTGGAGGCTTGTAGCCTTTATTGATGTTGTTTTTCTATGTTGGCATTCGCTCCCCaactggttttgtggtgctgacAGTCATGTTCTAagactggtcacctacctcattggggtctgttagtgtatttgtcctaggccattatcttggacctttttatatgtcgttttggttattaatattagaagtttttatcatcattattatttgtttgcatactacataataatgattatcatccctggttacttattattatgttgataataataaaatatagctagtatgattattgattgataatcatgagatgattatgtatatgttgatataattcaataatcatagatacttgttagagaataaagtattggatggacccgcattaagatgactacatgggttattgtcataagtgaatctcaaaatagttatgtcttaatcctttgacttgagattgtcatagtttccaacataaggactattatgttttgacataaccaaacattgtctttaatcggacaatcataaaggttatgattgagcataatagaaattatgtagaggatattgaacaatcaaggtaggatttgtccctctctttgagagagatatcttctggacccctcgataagtgagactgagaaatgcatggccgtactcaaatgaattgatagtgtgattaatatcatttgaatttatcaatctacttagagatcgagaaatcataagtttgaacattataagtttgacattgaccatgacttatgttcaaactagatatcgtgtgacaaagatattaatacatgttctatttattaggctttatcggacaattgatcctcatattaattgggtagtcataatgtcttgctagaggccacttatgacttatgggccttgtgggactggacctattgccaattaa
This genomic interval from Manihot esculenta cultivar AM560-2 chromosome 12, M.esculenta_v8, whole genome shotgun sequence contains the following:
- the LOC110628447 gene encoding F-box protein At3g07870, with product MESLPREIMLNILSKLPTPSLLNAKLVSRSWKNLAEDPILIDLHFTHMASNNTNPCLILHGDYPIQNQLYALYLYPHNNNVGLVKSISSPPVPDFNVAASCNGWLCLSNSSKNTFHLYNPFNSDFMELPKSAHDQSSDFCTVLGFGFQAETKEYKILKLSRVSGNVRGHRICGYGPPPNAEILTLGSLTWRSLGQINYDPVQSASQVMVNGRLHWVNWPLRHHHNHRLISFDLSEEKFRLVPCPNSAAGFEGHGYHRLMLVNRGGCLSVVSNINYGSFEIWVMKEYGVRQSWRKEFNISSEIPRELEEEVDPSFKISRLYRRSFTRVVCSMKNGEILLQYKCRTLVAYDPRHGTFTNIKIPGMPNMFEAVAHGGNLNGIDRLLTGL